From Toxorhynchites rutilus septentrionalis strain SRP chromosome 2, ASM2978413v1, whole genome shotgun sequence, a single genomic window includes:
- the LOC129765807 gene encoding uncharacterized protein K02A2.6-like, which yields MRSVARQYVYWPNIDDEVAKLVASCNECASVAKTDRKTTMESWPAPEKPWQRLHLDYAGPLDRNYFLILVDSFTKWPEVVRTKEITTTATLRILRGIFARYGQPETLVTDNGTQLTSDRFESYCDTNGIVHLKTAPFHPQSNGLAERFVDTFKRSLKKITAGGETLDEAIDTFLLCYRTTPC from the coding sequence ATGCGTTCCGTCGCTCGTCAATATGTTTACTGGCCAAACATCGACGACGAGGTAGCGAAGCTTGTCGCTTCGTGCAACGAGTGTGCCAGCGTAGCCAAGACAGACCGGAAGACTACCATGGAATCCTGGCCCGCACCGGAGAAACCGTGGCAACGGTTACATCTGGATTACGCCGGTCCGCTGGATAGGAACTATTTTCTCATTCTGGTGGATTCGTTCACCAAATGGCCAGAAGTCGTACGAACCAAGGAGATCACCACCACAGCAACCTTGCGAATCCTTCGTGGCATCTTCGCAAGATACGGTCAGCCGGAAACATTGGTCACAGATAATGGGACACAACTCACCAGCGACCGGTTCGAATCATACTGCGACACGAACGGTATCGTTCACCTGAAGACAGCGCCATTCCATCCACAGTCAAATGGACTAGCAGAGAGGTTTGTCGACACGTTTAAACGGTCGCTCAAGAAAATCACCGCAGGGGGGGAAACCCTCGACGAAGCCATCGATACCTTCCTTCTGTGCTACAGAACAACACCCTGCTAA